The Longimicrobium sp. genome has a segment encoding these proteins:
- a CDS encoding ATP-binding protein, with product MFHLPESAAETNASILREVEQIVARGESEQAEFKRSTGQRTEAARTVCALLNGSGGFVLFGVTDGGVLVGQEVSPETLESIIREIRRIDPPALLSPETVDLPNGRAIILIRVPRGEGPYMYDGRAYVRLGPTTSVMPAAHYQKMLLDRVHSSRRWELTPTELGIGDLDHDEVIRTAEEAIWRNRMEDPGTRRVEELLLGFGVMRDGALLNAAVVLFARSGALVSIYPQCTLRLARFRGRDMSEFVDGRQEIGNVFQLFNRAQRFLRDHVPVAGRVVPGLFERVDDPMYPPVALREAIANAVCHRDYVFPGGSVGVAIFDDRVEISSTGQLRFGLTVGDLRHPHPSLPWNPTIATVLYLRGLIERWGRGTLKINELTQRAGLSAPEFEERAGEVVVRFFPSSYIPPTRVPHDLTDLQREILLSLAEHGPSSSVALQGKLPGVTSNDRVIRSLQTLRHLGLVEKIGITRGVQWRLVDQR from the coding sequence GTGTTCCATCTCCCGGAGTCCGCCGCTGAAACCAATGCATCCATCCTCCGCGAGGTGGAGCAGATCGTCGCGCGTGGCGAATCGGAGCAGGCCGAATTCAAGCGGTCCACGGGCCAGCGGACCGAGGCGGCAAGAACGGTTTGCGCGCTGCTGAACGGCTCCGGCGGGTTCGTTCTCTTCGGCGTGACGGACGGCGGCGTGCTCGTGGGTCAGGAGGTGTCGCCCGAAACGCTGGAAAGCATCATTCGGGAGATACGTCGGATCGATCCTCCGGCCCTCCTGTCGCCGGAAACGGTGGACCTGCCGAATGGGCGGGCGATCATCCTGATTCGCGTTCCCCGTGGCGAGGGCCCGTACATGTACGACGGGCGGGCGTACGTCCGCCTGGGCCCCACCACCAGCGTGATGCCCGCCGCGCACTACCAGAAGATGCTGCTGGACCGGGTGCACTCGTCCCGACGATGGGAGCTTACGCCCACGGAACTGGGCATCGGCGACCTGGACCACGACGAAGTCATCCGTACGGCCGAGGAGGCCATCTGGCGGAACCGCATGGAAGATCCCGGGACGCGCCGCGTAGAGGAACTGCTCCTTGGATTCGGCGTGATGCGCGATGGCGCACTGCTGAACGCTGCCGTGGTGCTGTTCGCGCGGTCAGGGGCGCTGGTTTCGATCTATCCGCAGTGCACGCTGCGCCTCGCCCGGTTCCGGGGTCGCGACATGTCGGAGTTCGTGGACGGACGCCAGGAGATCGGGAACGTGTTCCAGCTCTTCAACCGCGCCCAGAGGTTCCTGCGAGACCACGTTCCCGTAGCCGGCCGCGTGGTGCCCGGCCTGTTCGAGCGGGTGGACGATCCCATGTACCCGCCCGTCGCGCTGCGTGAGGCCATCGCGAACGCCGTGTGCCATCGCGACTACGTGTTCCCGGGGGGCTCAGTGGGCGTGGCGATCTTCGACGACCGGGTAGAAATCTCGAGCACAGGCCAGCTGCGGTTCGGGCTGACCGTGGGAGACCTGCGCCACCCGCACCCGTCGCTGCCGTGGAACCCGACCATCGCGACGGTGCTGTACCTGCGCGGGCTGATCGAGCGCTGGGGGCGCGGCACGCTCAAGATCAACGAGCTGACGCAGCGCGCCGGGCTGTCGGCGCCCGAGTTCGAGGAGCGCGCCGGCGAGGTGGTCGTCCGCTTCTTTCCCAGCAGCTACATCCCGCCCACGCGGGTGCCGCACGATCTAACCGATCTTCAGCGGGAGATCCTGCTGTCCCTGGCGGAACACGGCCCTTCGTCCTCCGTCGCGCTCCAGGGCAAGCTGCCGGGCGTTACCTCCAATGACCGCGTGATCCGATCGCTGCAGACGCTGCGGCACCTGGGATTGGTCGAGAAGATCGGGATTACTCGCGGGGTTCAGTGGCGGCTGGTGGATCAGCGCTGA
- the hisA gene encoding 1-(5-phosphoribosyl)-5-[(5-phosphoribosylamino)methylideneamino]imidazole-4-carboxamide isomerase, translating into MTDTTTPEGFALYPAIDLRRGRCVRLEKGRADRETVYGDDPLAVARGFVEAGAEWIHVVDLDAAFGDGSNRPLIQSVAAGVGAKVQTGGGLRTEADLAEVLDAGVARAVIGTAAIENPELVRRAVERWGAERIAVGLDARGRRPAARGWTEESGADLFDLARSLVGLGVRTIIHTDIERDGMMMGPNLDLSAKLAAHAGAEVIVSGGMRGMDDVLAVAAAAREARGIAGAIIGKAIYEGALDVAAAVRAVR; encoded by the coding sequence GTGACCGACACCACCACCCCTGAGGGATTCGCGCTGTATCCGGCCATCGACCTGCGCCGTGGGCGCTGCGTCCGGCTGGAGAAGGGCAGGGCCGACCGCGAAACGGTGTACGGCGACGACCCGCTCGCCGTCGCACGCGGCTTCGTGGAGGCGGGGGCGGAGTGGATCCACGTGGTGGATCTGGACGCGGCGTTCGGCGACGGCAGCAACCGCCCTCTGATCCAGTCCGTGGCGGCCGGTGTGGGCGCCAAGGTGCAGACGGGCGGCGGGCTGCGCACGGAGGCTGACCTGGCCGAGGTGCTGGACGCGGGGGTGGCGCGGGCGGTGATCGGCACGGCGGCGATCGAAAACCCCGAGCTGGTGCGCCGCGCCGTCGAGCGCTGGGGGGCGGAGCGGATCGCCGTGGGGCTGGACGCGCGCGGTCGGCGGCCGGCGGCGCGGGGGTGGACGGAGGAAAGCGGTGCCGACCTCTTCGACCTGGCGCGCTCGCTCGTCGGTCTTGGCGTGCGCACCATCATCCACACCGACATCGAGCGCGACGGGATGATGATGGGTCCGAATCTCGATCTCTCCGCCAAGCTGGCCGCGCACGCGGGGGCGGAGGTGATCGTTTCCGGCGGCATGCGCGGGATGGACGACGTCCTTGCGGTGGCCGCGGCCGCGCGCGAGGCGCGGGGGATCGCGGGGGCCATCATCGGCAAGGCCATCTACGAGGGCGCGCTGGATGTGGCCGCCGCCGTCCGGGCGGTGCGGTGA
- a CDS encoding type II toxin-antitoxin system VapC family toxin, translating into MTPTFVDTGYLVALEAADDQHHAAALRHWRAFMQTRPQLVTTSFVLDEVATFFNSRGRHGKAVEIGERLLESPSVHLIHVDEELFAAAWSYFRRRGDKRFSLTDCVSFVVMERLGIDAALAFDAHFTQAGFRTLP; encoded by the coding sequence TTGACACCGACCTTCGTTGACACCGGGTACTTGGTGGCTCTCGAAGCGGCGGACGATCAGCACCACGCCGCCGCTCTACGCCACTGGCGCGCCTTCATGCAAACACGCCCGCAACTCGTAACCACGTCGTTCGTGCTGGATGAGGTGGCGACGTTCTTCAACAGCCGCGGGCGGCATGGGAAGGCGGTCGAGATCGGTGAGCGGTTGCTTGAAAGCCCATCGGTACACCTCATTCACGTGGATGAGGAGCTGTTCGCAGCCGCATGGTCCTACTTCCGGCGGCGCGGAGATAAGCGTTTCTCGCTGACCGACTGTGTCTCCTTCGTTGTCATGGAGCGGCTCGGGATCGACGCGGCGCTCGCCTTCGACGCACATTTCACTCAAGCTGGTTTCCGAACGCTTCCGTGA
- a CDS encoding M23 family metallopeptidase: protein MANAYRIAAAGVLCILGAAMGVHREQSRNAGKTVAPPTLLPTALARPAELFFADTLRRGETLSELLARTQLDVDASRALLAQLSEVQDPRSIRPGLVVEYRKSTRTGAIRRFSTRLDADRHLAFHREGAGWAGEVEEVPVHPETAVLAGTVKASLYQALMDGEGDVPRAERQVVADLLADRIFAWKIDFSRDLRPGDRYRILLERSVRPDGSARTSRILAVQFSIGGAEHDAYLFTAGGVDDYYDRDGESLRRAFLRAPLEFRRISSAYSTGRFHPILRRMRAHHGIDYAASMGTPIRAVGDGVVGKAGWGGGYGNVVEIRHSRGYGSRYAHMRRFAEGIRPGVRVKQGQLIGYVGSTGLSTGPHLHYEFHENGRPINPTSIRYLTGDPVPGGARARFRAARDQRIALMDRSGPLLAANGDSARLARR from the coding sequence ATGGCCAACGCGTATCGCATTGCCGCGGCGGGTGTGCTGTGCATCCTGGGCGCCGCCATGGGCGTTCACCGCGAGCAGTCCCGCAACGCGGGCAAGACCGTCGCCCCGCCCACGCTGCTTCCCACGGCGCTCGCCCGCCCGGCGGAGCTGTTCTTCGCCGACACCCTGCGCCGGGGCGAGACCCTGTCGGAGTTGCTGGCCCGCACCCAGCTGGACGTGGATGCCAGCCGCGCGCTGCTCGCCCAGCTTTCCGAGGTGCAGGACCCGCGCAGCATCCGGCCGGGGCTGGTGGTGGAGTACCGCAAGTCCACGCGGACGGGTGCCATCCGCCGCTTCAGCACGCGGCTGGACGCCGACCGCCACCTTGCGTTCCACCGCGAGGGCGCGGGGTGGGCGGGCGAGGTGGAGGAAGTGCCCGTGCACCCGGAAACGGCGGTGCTGGCGGGAACGGTGAAGGCCTCGCTGTACCAGGCGCTGATGGACGGCGAGGGCGACGTGCCCCGCGCCGAGCGGCAGGTGGTGGCCGACCTGCTGGCCGACCGCATCTTCGCCTGGAAGATCGACTTCTCACGCGACCTGCGCCCCGGCGACCGCTACCGCATCCTGCTGGAGCGCTCGGTGCGCCCCGACGGCTCCGCGCGCACCTCGCGCATCCTGGCGGTGCAGTTCAGCATCGGCGGCGCGGAGCACGACGCCTACCTGTTCACCGCGGGCGGGGTGGACGACTACTACGACCGCGACGGTGAATCCCTGCGCCGCGCCTTTTTGCGCGCGCCGCTGGAGTTCCGCCGCATCAGCTCCGCGTACTCGACGGGGCGGTTCCACCCCATCCTGCGCCGCATGCGGGCGCACCACGGCATCGACTACGCGGCCTCGATGGGCACGCCCATCCGCGCGGTGGGCGACGGCGTGGTGGGCAAGGCGGGATGGGGCGGCGGATACGGCAACGTGGTAGAGATCCGCCACTCGCGCGGATACGGCAGCCGCTACGCGCACATGCGCCGCTTCGCCGAGGGGATCCGCCCGGGCGTGCGGGTGAAGCAGGGGCAGCTGATCGGCTACGTGGGCTCCACGGGCCTGTCGACGGGCCCGCACCTTCACTACGAGTTCCACGAGAACGGGCGGCCCATCAACCCCACGTCCATCCGCTACCTGACGGGCGATCCCGTCCCCGGCGGCGCCCGCGCCCGCTTCCGCGCCGCGCGCGACCAGCGGATCGCGCTGATGGACCGCTCCGGCCCGCTGCTGGCGGCGAACGGCGACAGCGCCCGCCTGGCCCGCCGCTGA
- the ftsZ gene encoding cell division protein FtsZ, with the protein MVFEYDETMTQNARMKVVGVGGGGGNAVNRMIEEDLEGVEFISVNTDAQVLKLSKADVKIQIGHKLTRGLGAGARPEIGAQALEENRDEMRRALDGADLVFITAGMGGGTGTGAAPLIAEMAREMGALTIAIVTKPFLFEGKKRMKQAEAGLAELKRAADTMIVVPNERLLAVVGKGTSFKDALKKADEVLLHATQGISDLIRVTGEVNVDFADVRTVMSNRGAALMGTGFGRGENRSMEAAQEAISSPLLDNISISGAAGVLINITGGMDLAIDEVTTISSIIQEAAGDDAEIIFGAVHDPSMKEEVRVTVIATGFDRDMLAGMPDNVIRPDFRSHGAGRPAADIAGTRTAYPPRGGEVRHASDTRPAFGRPEPRPEPRADARLEPRLEHRPEPRPQPLDEPGVTPLHRTPRPEPKVPSDLEIPTFIRRQMD; encoded by the coding sequence ATGGTCTTCGAGTACGACGAAACGATGACGCAGAACGCCCGCATGAAGGTGGTGGGCGTGGGCGGCGGCGGCGGAAACGCCGTCAACCGGATGATCGAAGAGGACCTGGAGGGCGTGGAGTTCATCTCGGTGAACACCGACGCCCAGGTTCTCAAGCTCTCCAAGGCCGACGTCAAGATCCAGATCGGCCACAAGCTCACTCGCGGGCTGGGCGCCGGCGCGCGCCCGGAAATCGGCGCGCAGGCGCTGGAGGAGAACCGCGACGAGATGCGCCGGGCGCTGGACGGCGCCGACCTGGTGTTCATCACCGCCGGCATGGGCGGCGGCACCGGCACCGGCGCCGCCCCGCTGATCGCCGAGATGGCGCGGGAGATGGGCGCGCTGACCATCGCCATCGTCACCAAGCCCTTTCTGTTCGAGGGCAAGAAGCGGATGAAGCAGGCCGAGGCCGGCCTGGCCGAGCTGAAGCGCGCGGCGGACACGATGATCGTCGTGCCGAACGAGCGCCTGCTGGCCGTCGTCGGCAAGGGCACCAGCTTCAAGGACGCGCTCAAGAAGGCCGACGAGGTGCTGCTGCACGCCACGCAGGGCATTTCGGACCTGATCCGCGTGACCGGCGAGGTGAACGTGGACTTCGCCGACGTGCGCACGGTGATGAGCAACCGCGGCGCGGCGCTGATGGGCACCGGGTTCGGTCGTGGCGAGAACCGGTCGATGGAGGCCGCGCAGGAGGCCATCAGCTCGCCGCTGCTCGACAACATCTCCATCTCCGGCGCGGCGGGCGTCCTGATCAACATCACCGGCGGGATGGACCTGGCGATCGACGAGGTGACGACCATCTCCTCCATCATCCAGGAAGCCGCGGGCGACGATGCCGAGATCATCTTCGGCGCGGTGCACGACCCGTCCATGAAGGAAGAGGTGCGCGTGACGGTGATCGCCACCGGCTTCGACCGCGACATGCTGGCGGGAATGCCCGACAACGTCATCCGCCCGGACTTCCGCTCGCACGGAGCCGGGCGCCCCGCGGCCGACATCGCGGGCACGCGCACGGCGTATCCCCCGCGCGGCGGCGAGGTTCGCCACGCCAGCGACACGCGGCCCGCGTTCGGCCGGCCCGAGCCGCGGCCGGAGCCCCGCGCCGACGCGCGGCTGGAGCCGCGGCTGGAGCACCGCCCCGAGCCGCGCCCGCAGCCGCTCGACGAGCCGGGGGTGACCCCGCTCCACCGGACGCCGCGACCGGAGCCCAAGGTGCCCAGCGACCTGGAGATCCCCACCTTCATCCGCCGGCAGATGGACTGA
- the ftsA gene encoding cell division protein FtsA: MRPIIVAGLDIGSNKTSVVIAEVSGEAPQRAQVKVLGVGQARTGGIRREIVADIEATTESVRKAVKEAELMAGVTVQKLYTGIAGEHIHARPSTGVVAVGRGPGADGEIRPGDVDRVHEVARAVVIPADRELIHAIPQEYIVDAQDGIRDPVGMAGTRLEAEVFIVTGSASACQNVRKAVSRAGYTVAELVLEPLASSLSVISEDEKEIGVALVELGGGTTDVCVFLGSKIRHLASLPWGGATVTNDIAKGLSLPYAEAGRAKERYGVARADFVSPEETFEVPGGAGGQPRHVARELLAHIIEQRVDEIFSLVAAELDRGGFTNQLGGGIVLTGGGASLQGVVELAERNFACSVRIGVPGEELGGLADSVRRPKFSTAAGLAIYGSRRVISESPEGGAMSGASVNGVIKRMRDWFSDFF; the protein is encoded by the coding sequence ATGCGCCCTATCATCGTCGCAGGCCTGGACATCGGGTCGAACAAGACCTCCGTGGTGATCGCCGAAGTGTCCGGCGAGGCCCCGCAGCGCGCGCAGGTGAAGGTGCTGGGCGTGGGCCAGGCGCGCACCGGCGGCATCCGCCGGGAGATCGTCGCCGACATCGAGGCCACCACCGAGTCCGTCCGCAAGGCGGTCAAGGAGGCCGAGCTGATGGCGGGCGTCACGGTGCAGAAGCTGTACACCGGCATCGCGGGCGAGCACATCCACGCCCGTCCTTCCACCGGCGTCGTGGCCGTGGGCCGCGGCCCCGGCGCGGACGGCGAGATCCGCCCCGGCGACGTGGACCGCGTTCACGAGGTGGCGCGCGCCGTGGTCATCCCCGCCGACCGCGAATTGATCCACGCAATCCCGCAGGAATACATCGTCGACGCGCAGGACGGCATCCGCGACCCCGTCGGCATGGCGGGGACGCGGCTGGAGGCCGAGGTGTTCATCGTCACCGGCAGCGCGTCGGCGTGCCAGAACGTGCGCAAGGCCGTCAGCCGCGCGGGGTACACCGTCGCTGAGCTGGTGCTGGAGCCGCTGGCCTCGTCCCTTTCCGTGATCAGCGAGGACGAGAAGGAGATCGGCGTGGCGCTGGTGGAGCTGGGCGGGGGGACGACGGACGTCTGCGTGTTCCTGGGGAGCAAGATCCGGCACCTGGCGTCGCTTCCCTGGGGCGGCGCCACGGTGACCAACGACATCGCCAAGGGCCTCTCGCTTCCGTACGCCGAGGCGGGACGGGCCAAGGAGCGCTACGGCGTGGCCCGGGCCGACTTCGTGAGCCCCGAGGAAACGTTCGAGGTTCCCGGCGGCGCGGGCGGCCAGCCGCGCCACGTCGCGCGCGAGCTGCTGGCGCACATCATCGAGCAGCGCGTGGACGAGATCTTTTCGCTCGTGGCCGCCGAGCTGGACCGGGGCGGTTTCACCAATCAGCTGGGCGGGGGCATCGTGCTCACCGGCGGCGGCGCGTCGCTGCAGGGCGTGGTGGAGCTGGCGGAGCGCAACTTCGCCTGTTCCGTGCGCATCGGGGTGCCCGGTGAAGAGCTTGGCGGCCTTGCGGATTCCGTTCGGCGCCCCAAGTTTTCCACGGCCGCGGGGCTGGCCATCTACGGCTCGCGGCGCGTCATCTCCGAATCTCCGGAAGGGGGCGCCATGTCCGGCGCTTCCGTCAACGGCGTCATCAAGCGGATGCGCGACTGGTTCTCGGACTTTTTCTGA
- a CDS encoding cell division protein FtsQ/DivIB: MRRARLIAFALVAAAAGSSPFWGPPALRQVPWFAADRVEVAGARLLAPHEVVQASGVRIGMNVWADPAAWEAALRKHPVIASATVERRLPSTLRIRIVEKRPVAFLSGTLRPATATGEILPVDPARVPVDLPIAGTAPDSASRVRDRATLRVLAEAARLSDADPMLMARVSEVGIRRDGATRLVMAAPRAEVLLAAGAAEPRLTQLRAALADVDRRLPGGGRAVLDARFADQVVVRLLAPTPAPAPAPQPPSQN; the protein is encoded by the coding sequence GTGCGCCGCGCCCGGCTGATCGCCTTCGCCCTGGTGGCCGCCGCGGCGGGCTCGTCTCCCTTCTGGGGGCCGCCCGCCCTGCGCCAGGTGCCGTGGTTCGCCGCGGACCGGGTAGAAGTGGCCGGCGCGCGGCTCCTGGCGCCCCACGAGGTCGTCCAGGCGTCGGGGGTGCGGATCGGGATGAACGTGTGGGCCGATCCGGCCGCATGGGAGGCCGCGCTGCGGAAGCATCCGGTGATCGCCAGCGCGACGGTCGAGCGGCGGCTGCCCTCCACGCTGCGGATCCGCATCGTCGAAAAGCGCCCCGTCGCGTTCCTCAGCGGCACGCTGCGGCCGGCGACGGCAACGGGGGAGATCCTTCCGGTGGACCCGGCCCGCGTGCCCGTGGACCTGCCCATCGCGGGCACCGCGCCCGACAGCGCCAGCCGCGTCCGCGACCGGGCGACGCTCAGGGTGCTGGCCGAGGCCGCGCGCCTGTCCGACGCCGACCCCATGCTCATGGCGCGGGTCAGCGAAGTGGGCATTCGCCGCGACGGGGCCACGCGCCTGGTGATGGCCGCGCCCCGCGCCGAGGTGCTGCTGGCCGCGGGCGCCGCCGAGCCCCGGCTGACGCAGCTTCGCGCCGCCCTGGCCGACGTCGACCGGCGCCTGCCCGGCGGAGGACGCGCCGTGCTCGACGCCCGCTTCGCCGACCAGGTGGTGGTCCGTCTCCTGGCGCCCACGCCGGCCCCCGCGCCGGCGCCGCAACCGCCTTCGCAGAACTGA
- the murC gene encoding UDP-N-acetylmuramate--L-alanine ligase produces MSTEFDLVQLAKHGPIHFMGIGGAGMSPLAEMALLGGARVTGCDSSPGPATQLLEERGATVYQGHDAAHVADCAALVMTAAVPADHPELAAARARGIPVLKRAEALGAIVNHGTVVGIAGTHGKTTTTTLATAVLDAAGLHPTGFVGARVPAWGGNLRRGGDQLYVVEADEYDRSFHQLRPTVAVVTTLEADHLDIYGSLEAIEKAFAIFCASVPEDGLIAGCADDHGAARLVNRLHGGPERVVTYGLSAGSMLRAEEVVMTGSGAAFTVRERGTVLGRAQLNAPGEHNVRNALAAVAVARHFGVEWNAIARGIASYGGVARRFETIGEGRGVLFVDDYAHHPTEVRATLGAARAGHGERRIVAVFQPHLYSRTRDFAREFGEALALADVVFLTDIYAAREKPIEGVTGTMIADAARAAGADVRYVPARADVVDAVGDEIRSGDLCLTMGAGNLDAASRELHARFVEG; encoded by the coding sequence TTGAGCACCGAGTTCGACCTGGTTCAGCTGGCGAAGCACGGGCCCATCCACTTCATGGGGATCGGCGGTGCGGGGATGTCGCCGCTGGCCGAGATGGCCTTGCTGGGCGGCGCGCGGGTGACGGGATGCGACTCGTCCCCGGGCCCCGCGACCCAGCTGCTCGAGGAGCGCGGCGCGACGGTCTACCAGGGCCACGATGCGGCCCACGTGGCCGATTGCGCCGCGCTGGTGATGACGGCCGCCGTCCCCGCCGACCACCCGGAGCTGGCCGCCGCCCGCGCGCGCGGCATTCCGGTGCTCAAGCGGGCCGAAGCGCTGGGCGCCATCGTCAACCACGGCACCGTCGTGGGCATCGCCGGGACGCACGGAAAGACCACGACGACGACGCTGGCGACGGCGGTGCTGGACGCGGCCGGGCTGCACCCCACGGGCTTCGTGGGCGCGCGGGTGCCGGCCTGGGGCGGCAACCTGCGCCGCGGGGGCGACCAATTGTACGTGGTGGAGGCCGACGAGTACGACCGCTCGTTCCACCAGCTGCGGCCCACCGTGGCCGTGGTGACCACCCTCGAAGCCGACCACCTGGACATCTACGGCTCGCTCGAGGCCATCGAGAAGGCCTTTGCCATCTTCTGCGCCTCGGTGCCTGAAGACGGCCTGATCGCCGGCTGCGCCGACGACCACGGCGCCGCGCGGCTGGTCAACCGCCTTCACGGCGGCCCCGAGCGCGTGGTGACCTACGGCCTCTCTGCCGGCTCCATGCTGCGCGCCGAAGAGGTGGTGATGACCGGATCCGGCGCCGCCTTCACCGTCCGCGAGCGGGGCACCGTCCTCGGCCGCGCGCAACTGAACGCGCCGGGCGAGCACAACGTGAGGAACGCGCTGGCCGCCGTGGCCGTCGCCCGCCACTTCGGCGTGGAGTGGAACGCCATCGCCCGGGGGATCGCCTCGTACGGCGGGGTGGCGCGGCGTTTCGAGACCATCGGAGAGGGGCGCGGGGTGCTGTTCGTGGACGACTACGCGCACCATCCCACCGAGGTGCGCGCCACGCTGGGCGCGGCGCGTGCCGGGCACGGCGAGCGGCGGATCGTCGCCGTCTTCCAGCCGCACCTCTACTCGCGCACGCGCGACTTCGCCCGCGAGTTCGGCGAGGCGCTGGCGCTGGCGGACGTCGTGTTCCTCACCGACATCTACGCCGCGCGCGAAAAGCCGATCGAAGGGGTGACCGGAACGATGATCGCCGACGCCGCCCGCGCCGCCGGGGCCGACGTCCGCTACGTTCCCGCCCGTGCGGACGTGGTGGACGCCGTCGGGGACGAGATCCGCTCGGGGGACCTGTGCCTGACGATGGGCGCCGGCAACCTGGACGCGGCGTCGCGCGAGCTTCACGCGCGCTTCGTGGAGGGGTGA
- the murG gene encoding undecaprenyldiphospho-muramoylpentapeptide beta-N-acetylglucosaminyltransferase — translation MTTPRVLFAGGGTGGHLYPALALGEAFKRLDPAAEVMFIGARRGVEARVLPELGVAHALLPLEPIRRAKPWQNWRLFPAMFGSFSALNGVFRRFKPNLVVGTGGYASGPAVAFAMMRGVPAAVQEQNSYPGFVTRLVDKRVRQIHLAFPEALKYLKPGPRTQVFEFGNPIKPPDFSVDRAAARAKFGLGPGTVCLVTGGSQGARPVNEALLADLRGIREGRLPAPPEGFQILWAAGTGNFARVEKGLEDLGHPAWVHAMPYINDMPSALAASDFAISRAGAMSLAELCAWGIPAVLVPLPHAAANHQYHNAVALAEAEAGVMVQEQELGGGRLWGEVMTLASNEARRTELATRARSRGQPDAADRIVRELARLIG, via the coding sequence ATGACCACACCCCGCGTGCTCTTTGCCGGCGGCGGCACCGGCGGCCACCTGTACCCGGCGCTGGCGCTGGGCGAAGCCTTCAAGCGGCTGGACCCGGCGGCGGAGGTGATGTTCATCGGCGCCAGGCGCGGCGTGGAGGCGCGGGTGCTGCCGGAGCTGGGGGTGGCGCACGCGCTGCTGCCGCTGGAGCCCATCCGCCGGGCCAAGCCGTGGCAGAACTGGCGGCTGTTTCCCGCCATGTTCGGCTCGTTCTCGGCGCTGAACGGCGTGTTCCGCCGCTTCAAGCCCAACCTGGTCGTGGGCACGGGCGGGTACGCCAGCGGGCCCGCGGTGGCCTTTGCGATGATGCGGGGCGTGCCCGCGGCGGTGCAGGAGCAGAACTCGTATCCCGGCTTCGTCACGCGGCTGGTGGACAAGCGGGTGCGGCAGATTCACCTGGCGTTTCCCGAGGCGCTGAAGTACCTGAAGCCCGGGCCGCGCACGCAGGTGTTCGAGTTCGGCAACCCCATCAAGCCGCCCGACTTCTCCGTGGACCGCGCGGCGGCCCGGGCCAAGTTCGGGCTGGGACCGGGCACCGTCTGCCTGGTGACGGGCGGCAGCCAGGGCGCGCGCCCGGTGAACGAGGCGCTGCTGGCGGACCTGCGCGGCATCCGGGAGGGGCGCCTTCCCGCGCCGCCGGAGGGCTTCCAGATCCTCTGGGCCGCGGGAACGGGCAATTTCGCCCGCGTCGAGAAGGGGCTGGAAGACCTGGGGCACCCGGCGTGGGTGCACGCCATGCCCTACATCAACGACATGCCGTCCGCACTGGCGGCGAGCGACTTCGCCATCTCGCGCGCAGGCGCCATGTCGCTGGCCGAGCTGTGCGCGTGGGGCATCCCCGCCGTGCTCGTGCCGCTGCCCCACGCCGCGGCCAATCACCAGTACCACAACGCGGTCGCCCTGGCCGAGGCGGAGGCGGGCGTGATGGTGCAGGAGCAGGAGCTGGGGGGCGGCCGCCTGTGGGGCGAGGTGATGACGCTGGCGTCCAACGAGGCGCGCCGGACGGAGCTGGCCACGCGCGCCCGCAGCCGCGGCCAGCCCGACGCCGCGGACCGCATCGTCCGCGAGCTCGCCCGGCTGATTGGATGA